A window from Ignavibacteriota bacterium encodes these proteins:
- a CDS encoding 2-aminoethylphosphonate--pyruvate transaminase — MKDKKLFTPGPLNTSDSIKSAMLRDLGSRDNDFISIVNNVRNKLLELVNLRKGDYESILMQGSGTFGIESVISSTVPIDGKLLVIINGAYGKRIKNISHRLGIETIDLIYQENEIPDLNKIEEILNTDNEITNVAVVHCETTSGIINPIDEIGKIVKKYNVEYIVDAMSSFGAYQMDFISSGIDYLISSSNKCIEGVPGFSFIIAKTESLKKKKNFSISTSLDLYDQWIAIEGNGQFRFTPPTHSILAFNQALIELEDEGGINGRANRYKLNHEYLVNGMRKLGFSEYVESANQGYIITSFYYPISSNFIFEKFYERLSEKGFVIYPGKLSEVNCFRIGNIGRIFINDIENLLNAIYEVKYELNF, encoded by the coding sequence ATGAAAGATAAAAAACTTTTTACACCAGGCCCACTTAATACAAGTGATTCTATAAAATCTGCAATGTTAAGGGATTTGGGATCTCGTGATAATGATTTTATTTCAATTGTAAATAATGTAAGAAATAAATTATTAGAATTGGTCAATCTAAGAAAAGGTGATTATGAATCAATTTTAATGCAGGGTAGCGGAACTTTTGGTATTGAATCAGTGATAAGTTCAACCGTTCCTATTGATGGAAAACTTCTGGTAATTATAAATGGAGCTTACGGTAAACGAATAAAAAATATTTCACACCGTTTGGGTATTGAAACTATTGATTTGATTTATCAAGAAAATGAAATCCCAGACTTAAATAAAATTGAAGAAATATTAAATACTGATAATGAAATTACAAATGTTGCGGTTGTACATTGCGAAACAACTTCTGGAATTATTAATCCAATAGATGAAATAGGTAAAATTGTTAAGAAGTATAATGTTGAATACATTGTTGATGCAATGAGTAGTTTTGGAGCATATCAAATGGATTTTATTTCTTCCGGCATTGATTATTTAATTTCTTCTTCAAATAAATGTATAGAAGGTGTGCCCGGCTTTTCTTTTATAATTGCAAAAACTGAATCTCTAAAAAAGAAAAAAAATTTTTCAATTAGCACAAGTTTAGATTTATATGATCAATGGATTGCTATTGAAGGAAACGGTCAATTTAGGTTTACACCTCCAACTCACTCAATACTTGCATTCAACCAAGCATTGATTGAATTGGAAGATGAAGGCGGAATTAATGGAAGAGCTAATAGATATAAGCTGAACCATGAATATTTAGTTAATGGCATGAGAAAATTAGGATTTAGTGAATACGTTGAATCTGCTAATCAAGGATATATTATTACATCTTTTTATTATCCAATAAGTTCAAATTTTATTTTTGAAAAATTCTATGAACGACTAAGTGAAAAAGGTTTTGTAATTTATCCGGGAAAATTGAGTGAAGTCAATTGTTTTAGAATTGGTAACATTGGTAGAATTTTTATTAATGATATTGAAAATTTGTTAAATGCTATTTATGAAGTAAAATATGAATTAAACTTTTAA
- a CDS encoding phosphonoacetaldehyde hydrolase, with protein sequence MNNNKVRAVIFDWAGTTVDFGCMAPAKVFTEIFDELGIKLSIEDARAPMGMNKKDHIREILKNRKIEQQWNLKYNSAWNENDVNELYQSFIPKQLGILNKYSDLVPHTLDAQIELRMRKIKIGSTTGYNFEMIEIVRASAENQGFKPDSIICASDVPYGRPAPWMAFQVAMELDIYPVNSILKIGDTISDIYEGINAGMWSVGVIDSSNEMGLSFDEYKLLNEYELEDKRKYISKKYFDAGAHAVINSLSELPELIDKIENSLSHNFYPKLIE encoded by the coding sequence ATGAACAATAATAAAGTGAGAGCAGTAATTTTCGATTGGGCTGGAACAACAGTGGATTTTGGTTGTATGGCTCCCGCAAAAGTATTTACAGAAATTTTTGATGAGCTAGGAATTAAGTTAAGTATTGAAGATGCAAGGGCACCAATGGGTATGAATAAGAAAGATCATATAAGAGAAATTTTAAAGAATAGAAAAATTGAACAACAGTGGAATTTGAAATACAATTCTGCTTGGAATGAAAATGATGTAAATGAATTATACCAATCATTTATTCCCAAACAACTTGGTATTCTGAATAAATATTCCGATTTGGTCCCGCATACTCTGGATGCACAAATAGAATTAAGAATGAGAAAAATTAAAATTGGATCGACTACTGGATATAATTTTGAAATGATTGAAATTGTTAGAGCTTCCGCGGAGAATCAAGGTTTTAAACCGGATTCTATTATCTGTGCTTCGGATGTTCCATATGGAAGACCGGCACCTTGGATGGCATTTCAAGTTGCTATGGAATTAGATATTTATCCGGTTAATTCAATTTTAAAAATTGGTGATACAATTTCTGATATTTATGAAGGAATAAATGCTGGAATGTGGAGTGTTGGTGTAATTGATTCAAGTAATGAAATGGGACTATCATTCGATGAATATAAATTACTCAATGAATATGAACTTGAAGATAAGAGAAAATATATTTCAAAAAAATATTTTGATGCCGGTGCTCATGCAGTTATAAACTCTTTATCAGAATTGCCTGAACTTATTGATAAGATTGAAAATTCCTTATCGCACAATTTTTATCCAAAACTAATAGAATAA
- a CDS encoding alkaline phosphatase → MNKIIVFLLIFIAIINAESEKSKSEYTPVKNIIIYIGDGMGSAQVASASYKYFGVNGKLEIEKLPIVGLIKTHAADNLITDSAAGATAFATGYKTNVGMVSVTPDSIAKETIFEFAVKKGIKTGVVATSHITDATPSCFISHVPKRSMQSEIAEQMIYSGASIIMGGGKSQFIPKTDMESERVDDKDLISNAIENGFEFIDTKEKLEKCNSDKILGLFNLHGFTFNKEEPTLAEMTTKAISILSKSKNGFMLMVEGSQIDWKAHDNDFEKTIEQVKLFDDAVKVGRDFAEINGETLIIVTADHETGGLTLTGNNKKNNLDLGVNWATGGHTAIPVPIYSYGPNSQFFTGVMDNTDIPKIISELFSLNMNFNFDSKNKIVELEKSEKLND, encoded by the coding sequence ATGAATAAAATTATAGTTTTTTTATTGATATTTATTGCAATAATAAATGCAGAATCTGAAAAATCAAAAAGTGAATATACACCGGTAAAGAATATAATTATTTATATTGGTGATGGTATGGGCAGTGCTCAAGTTGCTTCAGCTTCATATAAATATTTTGGAGTAAATGGTAAATTAGAAATTGAAAAATTACCTATTGTTGGATTGATAAAAACTCATGCTGCTGATAATTTAATAACAGATTCTGCCGCCGGTGCAACAGCATTTGCAACTGGTTACAAAACAAATGTTGGTATGGTTTCAGTAACACCAGATAGTATAGCCAAGGAAACAATTTTTGAATTTGCAGTTAAAAAAGGTATAAAAACAGGTGTTGTTGCAACTTCGCATATAACAGATGCAACACCATCATGTTTTATATCGCATGTACCAAAAAGATCAATGCAAAGTGAAATTGCAGAACAAATGATTTACAGTGGCGCAAGTATTATAATGGGTGGAGGCAAATCACAGTTTATTCCAAAAACCGATATGGAAAGTGAAAGAGTAGATGATAAAGATTTAATATCGAATGCAATAGAAAATGGATTTGAATTTATTGATACTAAAGAAAAATTAGAGAAATGTAATTCAGATAAAATATTAGGATTGTTTAATTTGCATGGATTTACATTTAATAAGGAAGAACCAACACTTGCCGAAATGACTACAAAAGCTATTAGTATTCTTTCAAAATCTAAAAACGGTTTTATGCTTATGGTTGAAGGGAGTCAAATTGATTGGAAAGCACATGATAATGATTTTGAAAAAACAATTGAACAAGTAAAATTATTTGATGATGCTGTGAAGGTAGGAAGAGATTTTGCAGAAATTAATGGTGAAACATTAATAATTGTAACAGCTGATCATGAAACAGGCGGATTGACATTAACGGGAAATAATAAAAAAAATAATTTGGATTTGGGAGTTAACTGGGCAACTGGCGGGCACACAGCTATTCCCGTGCCTATATATTCATATGGTCCAAATTCACAATTTTTTACCGGAGTAATGGATAATACGGATATTCCTAAAATCATCTCTGAACTATTTAGTTTAAATATGAATTTTAATTTTGACTCCAAAAATAAAATAGTAGAACTTGAAAAATCAGAAAAGTTAAACGATTAA
- a CDS encoding aspartate aminotransferase family protein produces MNELDQISALQKKYLLQCWGKQENYNPISIERTEECYLYTTDGRKIFDLRSAHECINLGFKNPYIISSIKKQLEDIIYVTDDFATEPTSKLAKKISEISPGDGDKKVWFGQSGADAVEAAIKTAKLYKFYKLQSKTDISEKDFINLPYRIISRYRSWHGATMGASSVSGDPRRWFNEPIFNSTLFAPEAYCFRCPLKQIFPGCNLACADYVDHIIEMEGGENRIAAIILEPIVGSNGIIPPPDGYFKRIREICTKWDIVLIIDETMSGFGRTGKMFAIEHYDIIPDIIIMGKALGVYVPLTAMIIQPHISKIFEKNIFGHGQSYSGHTLGCAAALAGIEFIENENILEKTFAKGKYLEEKLNRLRNKHWSIGDIRGIGLMWTIEIIKNNLTKEPIKKVTEKYKETVIGKISKYLLDEKNIYVPSDKFGIWIVPPLIVTYEELDYIIEAIDEALIIADNEQY; encoded by the coding sequence ATGAATGAATTAGATCAAATCTCGGCACTTCAAAAAAAATACCTCCTTCAATGCTGGGGCAAACAAGAAAATTATAATCCAATTTCGATAGAAAGAACAGAGGAATGTTATTTATATACAACGGATGGAAGAAAAATATTTGATTTAAGAAGTGCACATGAATGCATCAATCTTGGGTTCAAGAATCCATATATAATTTCATCAATTAAAAAACAATTGGAAGATATTATTTATGTTACTGATGATTTTGCAACAGAACCTACTTCAAAGCTTGCAAAAAAAATATCAGAAATTTCACCTGGCGATGGTGATAAAAAAGTCTGGTTTGGTCAAAGTGGTGCCGATGCCGTTGAAGCTGCTATAAAAACTGCAAAGTTGTATAAATTTTATAAACTTCAAAGCAAAACAGATATTTCAGAAAAAGACTTTATTAATTTACCTTATAGAATTATTTCTCGATATAGATCGTGGCATGGTGCAACAATGGGTGCTTCTTCTGTCAGTGGTGATCCTAGAAGATGGTTTAATGAACCAATTTTTAATAGTACATTGTTCGCACCGGAAGCTTATTGTTTTAGATGTCCGCTTAAACAAATATTCCCAGGGTGTAATTTAGCATGTGCTGATTATGTTGATCATATTATTGAAATGGAAGGTGGTGAAAATAGAATTGCTGCAATTATTTTAGAACCAATTGTTGGGTCAAACGGAATAATTCCTCCACCGGATGGATATTTTAAAAGAATAAGAGAAATTTGTACAAAATGGGATATTGTTTTAATAATTGATGAAACAATGAGTGGTTTTGGAAGAACCGGGAAAATGTTTGCAATCGAACATTATGATATAATTCCTGATATTATAATTATGGGAAAAGCTTTAGGTGTTTACGTACCATTAACTGCAATGATTATCCAACCACATATTTCGAAAATATTTGAGAAAAATATTTTTGGTCATGGACAAAGTTATTCCGGGCACACCTTAGGTTGTGCTGCAGCTTTAGCCGGAATTGAATTTATTGAAAATGAAAATATTCTTGAAAAAACATTTGCAAAAGGAAAATATCTTGAAGAAAAATTAAATCGATTACGAAATAAACATTGGTCAATTGGTGATATACGAGGAATTGGATTGATGTGGACAATTGAAATAATAAAAAATAATTTAACTAAAGAACCAATTAAAAAAGTTACGGAAAAATATAAAGAAACAGTTATTGGAAAAATTTCTAAATATCTCTTGGATGAAAAAAATATTTATGTTCCATCAGATAAGTTTGGTATTTGGATTGTACCACCTTTAATTGTTACTTATGAAGAACTAGATTACATAATTGAAGCAATTGATGAAGCACTCATAATTGCAGATAATGAACAATATTAA
- a CDS encoding aspartate aminotransferase family protein, which translates to MKNYKKTEGDINNSVYRDKWMRNNIDEKTRKIINEDSKYFLHQSLSTPCMNTITHCEGNYIFDEQGRSYLDFHGNNVHQVGYSNQFVIDAVKEQLDTLTFSPRRYTNQKSIDLAKKLINLTNKKLNKVLFAPGGTTVVGIAIKLARRITGKYKTISWWDSFHGASLDSISVGGEGLFRNNIGPLSPGAIHVPPPNSYSSPLGNKKKSFLESINYIEYIFERETDIAAFIAEPIRYTTVSIPEKKYWKRVRELCDKHETLLIFDEIPTAFGRSGKMFVYENFNVIPDILCLGKGLGGGIIPIAALLTKDIYDTNGDISLGHYTHEKNPIGAAAGLAMIDYIEKNNLLQNSIYLGRYFLKKLNQLKKKVSIIGDVRGIGLLLAIELVKDRKTKEPATEIAEYILYQSLSMGLNFKVSAGNIISLMPPLTITKNEIEKSIEILDECFTKAKKEFKY; encoded by the coding sequence ATGAAAAATTATAAAAAAACTGAAGGCGATATAAATAATTCAGTATATCGCGATAAATGGATGCGAAATAATATTGATGAAAAAACCAGAAAAATTATTAATGAAGATTCAAAATACTTTTTACATCAATCGCTTTCTACTCCATGCATGAATACAATAACTCATTGTGAAGGTAATTATATTTTTGATGAACAAGGCAGAAGTTATTTGGATTTTCACGGGAATAATGTTCATCAAGTTGGGTATTCAAATCAATTTGTAATTGATGCTGTAAAGGAACAATTAGATACTTTAACATTTTCTCCCAGAAGATATACAAATCAAAAATCAATTGATCTTGCAAAAAAATTAATAAACTTAACAAATAAAAAACTTAACAAAGTTTTATTTGCTCCAGGAGGAACAACAGTTGTAGGAATTGCAATTAAGTTAGCAAGAAGAATTACTGGAAAATATAAAACAATAAGTTGGTGGGATTCATTTCATGGTGCTTCACTTGATTCAATAAGTGTGGGTGGGGAAGGATTATTCAGAAATAATATTGGTCCACTTTCTCCTGGCGCAATTCATGTTCCGCCTCCAAATAGTTATTCAAGTCCGTTAGGAAATAAAAAAAAATCTTTTTTGGAATCCATAAATTATATCGAGTACATTTTTGAGCGAGAAACGGATATTGCAGCTTTCATTGCAGAACCTATTAGATATACAACAGTTTCAATTCCGGAAAAAAAATATTGGAAAAGAGTTAGAGAGCTTTGTGATAAGCATGAAACATTATTAATTTTTGATGAAATCCCAACTGCCTTTGGAAGATCTGGCAAAATGTTTGTCTATGAAAATTTTAATGTAATTCCGGATATTCTTTGTTTGGGCAAGGGATTAGGTGGAGGAATAATTCCAATAGCTGCTTTACTAACCAAAGATATTTATGACACAAATGGTGATATTTCATTAGGACATTACACACATGAAAAAAATCCTATTGGCGCAGCGGCTGGTTTAGCAATGATTGATTACATTGAGAAAAATAACTTGCTTCAAAATTCAATTTATTTGGGCAGATATTTTTTAAAAAAGCTAAATCAGTTAAAAAAGAAAGTTTCAATTATTGGTGACGTTAGAGGTATAGGCTTACTTTTGGCAATTGAGTTAGTAAAAGATAGAAAAACAAAAGAGCCGGCAACAGAAATTGCTGAATATATATTATACCAATCTCTTAGTATGGGATTAAATTTTAAAGTTTCTGCTGGAAATATTATTTCTTTAATGCCGCCACTAACTATAACAAAAAATGAAATTGAAAAATCAATTGAAATTTTAGATGAATGTTTTACTAAAGCGAAAAAAGAATTTAAATATTAA
- a CDS encoding alkaline phosphatase family protein, which yields MRKLFIIILILFYLRSYAQELKQISEHFIVIGCDGMSPDGILNANTPIMKEMMKNGSYTLNARGVLPTVSSPNWASMLMGVGPEQHGITSNDWKKDDFNIPSIIYGIDGMFPTIFNVLKKQNENYEVGAIYHWDDFGRLFEKQFVDFDKHGNTEVETKNLAVEYIKNKKPNFLFVHFDHVDGAGHEFGHGTENYYKAVEKADYLIGEIINAVTEAGIFENTTFLVTADHGGVGFGHGGETLEELEIPFILYGNGVKKNNEILHPVYTYDNAATAAFVLGAKPLNGWIGKAVKSAFIGFENESFIVGHKLLTNPVIHPKKYLYEPAGGLFIDSIPEMTITTEYENAEIRYTLDGTEPTRNSLKYTNPVRINESCVVLAKVFVNDKQSGISSANFRITKSDSKNGINYKYFIFDKLSYIPSLNNKQAIDSGITNQIRLIQSKLTKENFAVSFYGYINILENGTYKFYTNSDDGSKLYIDNKEIVDNDGDHGTKERSGTINLEKGMHEINVIYFQGGGGSWIDVLYKGPGIPKQIIPPDVLFPKK from the coding sequence ATGAGAAAATTATTTATCATAATATTGATACTTTTTTATTTACGTAGTTATGCTCAAGAACTAAAACAAATTAGTGAGCATTTTATTGTAATTGGGTGTGATGGTATGAGTCCGGATGGTATACTAAATGCAAATACTCCAATAATGAAAGAAATGATGAAAAATGGTTCCTACACATTAAATGCAAGAGGTGTTTTGCCAACTGTAAGCAGTCCTAATTGGGCTTCAATGTTGATGGGAGTTGGACCCGAACAACATGGCATAACATCAAATGATTGGAAAAAAGATGATTTTAATATTCCATCAATTATTTATGGTATTGATGGGATGTTCCCAACAATATTTAATGTTTTAAAAAAGCAAAATGAGAATTATGAAGTAGGTGCAATTTATCATTGGGATGATTTTGGAAGATTATTTGAAAAACAATTTGTTGATTTTGACAAACACGGTAATACAGAAGTTGAAACAAAAAACTTAGCTGTTGAATATATAAAAAATAAAAAACCAAACTTCTTATTTGTTCATTTTGATCATGTAGATGGTGCAGGACATGAATTTGGACATGGTACTGAAAATTATTATAAAGCAGTTGAAAAAGCTGATTATCTTATCGGCGAAATTATAAATGCAGTTACGGAAGCCGGAATTTTTGAAAATACAACTTTTCTTGTAACAGCAGACCATGGTGGAGTTGGATTTGGACATGGGGGAGAAACTTTAGAAGAACTTGAAATTCCTTTTATTCTTTATGGTAATGGAGTAAAAAAAAATAATGAAATACTACATCCTGTTTATACTTATGATAATGCTGCAACTGCAGCTTTTGTTTTAGGAGCAAAACCACTTAATGGTTGGATTGGAAAAGCAGTAAAGAGTGCATTTATTGGATTTGAAAATGAGAGTTTTATTGTTGGTCATAAATTATTAACAAATCCAGTTATTCATCCAAAGAAATATTTATATGAACCTGCCGGTGGACTTTTTATTGATAGCATTCCTGAGATGACAATAACTACAGAATACGAAAATGCTGAAATAAGATATACATTAGATGGAACTGAACCTACAAGAAATTCTTTAAAATATACTAATCCAGTTAGAATAAATGAATCATGTGTTGTGCTTGCAAAGGTTTTTGTTAATGATAAACAAAGTGGAATTTCTAGTGCAAATTTTAGAATTACGAAAAGCGATTCTAAAAATGGAATTAATTATAAATATTTTATTTTCGATAAACTTTCTTACATCCCATCATTAAATAATAAACAAGCAATTGATTCCGGTATAACTAATCAAATAAGATTAATTCAATCAAAGTTAACAAAAGAAAATTTTGCTGTTTCATTTTACGGCTATATAAATATTTTGGAAAATGGTACATATAAATTTTATACAAACTCTGATGATGGTAGCAAACTTTATATTGATAATAAAGAAATTGTTGATAATGATGGTGATCATGGAACAAAAGAAAGAAGCGGTACAATTAATTTAGAAAAAGGAATGCACGAAATTAATGTAATTTATTTTCAAGGTGGAGGAGGTTCTTGGATAGATGTATTGTATAAAGGTCCTGGAATTCCCAAACAAATTATTCCACCGGATGTTTTATTCCCTAAAAAATAA
- a CDS encoding aspartate 1-decarboxylase gives MLRTLLKSKIHRAVVTGSYLNYEGSISIDKKLMIAADLIEFEKVDVYNINNGERFSTYVIEGDDGEISLNGAAARLVQIGDLIIIASFVSIENELIKSYKPNIVLVDKNNCVLNFT, from the coding sequence ATGTTGCGAACTTTATTAAAATCAAAAATTCACAGAGCGGTTGTTACCGGTTCCTATTTAAATTATGAAGGCTCAATTAGTATTGATAAAAAACTAATGATAGCTGCCGATCTTATTGAATTTGAAAAAGTGGATGTATATAATATTAATAATGGTGAAAGATTTTCTACTTATGTTATTGAGGGTGATGATGGTGAAATATCATTAAACGGCGCTGCAGCAAGATTAGTACAAATTGGTGATTTGATAATTATTGCAAGTTTCGTTTCTATTGAAAATGAGTTAATAAAATCATATAAACCAAATATTGTTTTGGTTGATAAAAATAATTGCGTATTAAATTTTACCTAA
- a CDS encoding type III pantothenate kinase, producing the protein MILCLDIGNTQIHGGVFERSEIKLQFRKTSRGQFSSDEIGLFLKSVLTENKINWNEIKNISICSVVPDILHSIISGCIKYFQINPFILKAGVKTGLKIKYRNPLEVGTDRIANAIAAQKLFPSKNSIVVDFGTATTFDVITKAKEYLGGLIIPGIRLSMESLNKNTAQLPNVEIFKPQNVVGRSTEESIRSGLYFGQKSIVESIKKQIMREVFFNDEAILIATGGFSSLFENENLFDVTIPDLVLIGLHEAFQMNHKAE; encoded by the coding sequence ATGATACTCTGCTTAGATATTGGGAACACACAAATTCATGGAGGTGTTTTTGAAAGATCTGAAATTAAATTACAGTTTAGAAAAACTTCCAGAGGACAATTTTCTTCAGATGAAATTGGATTATTTTTAAAATCGGTTCTTACAGAAAATAAAATTAATTGGAATGAAATAAAAAATATTTCTATTTGCAGTGTTGTACCGGATATTTTACACAGTATAATCAGCGGTTGCATTAAATATTTTCAAATAAATCCGTTTATTCTAAAAGCTGGAGTTAAAACTGGTTTGAAAATAAAATATAGAAATCCGCTTGAAGTCGGTACGGATAGAATTGCAAACGCAATTGCCGCACAAAAGTTATTTCCCAGTAAAAATTCAATTGTTGTTGATTTTGGAACTGCAACAACTTTTGATGTGATCACAAAAGCTAAAGAATATTTAGGCGGATTAATTATCCCCGGAATTAGATTATCAATGGAATCTCTAAATAAAAATACTGCTCAACTTCCAAATGTTGAAATATTTAAACCACAAAATGTTGTCGGTCGCTCAACCGAAGAGAGCATACGTTCCGGTTTATATTTCGGACAAAAATCAATTGTTGAATCAATTAAAAAACAAATTATGCGTGAAGTTTTTTTTAATGACGAAGCAATTTTAATAGCAACCGGAGGATTTTCAAGTTTATTCGAAAATGAAAATTTATTTGATGTAACAATTCCAGATTTAGTTCTAATTGGTTTACATGAAGCTTTTCAAATGAATCATAAGGCTGAGTAA